From a single Nicotiana tomentosiformis chromosome 2, ASM39032v3, whole genome shotgun sequence genomic region:
- the LOC138905327 gene encoding uncharacterized protein, with translation MIIGGGGDASINSVKFTTIHKLKRPITHKRYDELEESIIFDKSDTNGLAFPDYDALVITLRILDTDLRCIMIDDGSGACIIHPRVLVQMKLEDKIVLRFIKLIGFNNAVKRTSGEITLPVLAGGVTLETTFHIMDQDTTYNAIIG, from the coding sequence atgatcattggtggcgGCGGCGATGCTTCTATCAATAGTGTGAAGTTCACCACAATCCACAAGCTCAAACGGCCAATCACCCACAAACGGTACGATGAActtgaagaaagtatcatctttgaTAAATCAGATACCAACGGTTTGGCTTTCCCTGactatgatgcccttgttatcactttacgaattttagataccgacTTGAGATGCATTATGATAGACGATGGAAGCGGCGCGTGCATTATCCACCCTCGAGTACTTgtacaaatgaaactcgaggataagatagtatTGCGCTTCATCAAACTAataggttttaacaatgcagttaaGCGAACATCCGGCGAGATCACACTCCCTGTCCTAGCTGGTGGCGTCactctggaaaccacattccatatcatggaccaagacacgacgtacaacgccataatagggtGA